A genomic stretch from Candidatus Dormiibacterota bacterium includes:
- a CDS encoding ABC transporter ATP-binding protein, giving the protein MSQLIELNGVSKIYNGERGHAALDSVSLDIHAGEVTAVMGPSGSGKSTLLNVIGGLDRPTKGTVLVDGADLGRLSEAGLARFRRTTVGIIFQFFNLLNNLTALDNVTIPAQLAGIKPSQTRRRALELLERLGIASLRDQYPARLSGGERQRVAIARALINNPVLLLADEPTGALDSQSGDQVMAILSDLNRSGQTLVLVTHDERLARSAATRVVRLIDGAILDDRRDAAHGLVQVQ; this is encoded by the coding sequence ATGAGCCAGCTCATCGAGCTAAACGGTGTTAGCAAGATTTACAACGGCGAACGCGGGCATGCGGCGCTCGATTCGGTTTCTCTCGACATCCACGCCGGCGAGGTAACCGCCGTGATGGGACCGTCGGGCAGCGGGAAGTCGACGCTCCTCAACGTCATCGGCGGGCTGGATCGGCCGACGAAGGGAACGGTGCTGGTCGACGGCGCCGACCTCGGCCGGCTCAGCGAGGCGGGCCTGGCGCGTTTCCGTCGGACGACGGTCGGGATCATCTTCCAGTTCTTCAACTTGCTCAACAACCTGACGGCGTTGGACAACGTCACGATCCCGGCCCAGCTCGCGGGAATCAAGCCATCCCAGACGAGGCGGCGTGCCCTGGAGCTCCTTGAACGCCTGGGAATCGCGTCGTTGCGCGACCAGTACCCTGCCCGCCTGAGCGGCGGCGAGCGTCAGCGAGTGGCGATCGCCCGCGCGCTGATCAACAATCCGGTGCTGCTGCTGGCGGACGAACCAACCGGCGCGCTCGATTCACAGTCTGGCGACCAGGTGATGGCCATCCTTTCTGACCTGAACCGGAGCGGCCAGACCCTCGTGCTTGTTACCCACGACGAGCGACTGGCGCGGTCGGCTGCCACCCGCGTGGTCCGCCTGATCGATGGGGCCATCCTCGACGACCGCCGCGATGCGGCTCACGGCCTGGTGCAGGTCCAATGA